Proteins from a genomic interval of Massilia sp. KIM:
- a CDS encoding DUF2889 domain-containing protein: MPLSPPVSRSLRHTRAITVEAYARDDGLWDLDATIRDVKTRDITLASGERPGGVPVHDLKLRVTIDRDLTIVDAEAASDAVPYPGFCDTIGPAYKKLVGLSLLNHFRLHLKDRLAGVLGCTHLTELAQVLPTAALQAYADDVFTTRGGADDNSAERPFELDRCHALRSDGPAVAKYYPRWAIKAVSG; encoded by the coding sequence TCGCTCCGGCATACGCGCGCCATCACCGTCGAAGCCTATGCGCGCGACGATGGCCTGTGGGATCTCGACGCCACCATCCGCGACGTCAAGACGCGCGACATCACGCTCGCGTCCGGCGAGCGTCCCGGCGGCGTCCCGGTGCATGACCTGAAGCTGCGCGTCACCATCGACCGCGACCTGACCATCGTCGACGCCGAAGCCGCGTCCGATGCGGTCCCCTATCCCGGTTTCTGCGACACCATCGGCCCCGCCTACAAGAAGCTGGTCGGTCTGTCGCTCCTGAACCACTTCCGGCTGCACCTGAAAGACCGCCTTGCTGGCGTGCTCGGTTGCACCCATCTGACCGAATTGGCCCAGGTGCTGCCCACCGCAGCGCTGCAGGCCTACGCCGACGACGTCTTTACGACCCGCGGCGGCGCCGACGACAACTCGGCCGAACGGCCCTTCGAGCTCGACCGTTGCCATGCCCTGCGCAGCGACGGCCCGGCCGTGGCCAAGTACTATCC